From one Streptomyces sp. N50 genomic stretch:
- a CDS encoding 3'-5' exonuclease has protein sequence MRTFVVFDLEFTSWQGALEQDWGAPGQLREIVQIGALRLREDCSVVEEYEALVRPVVNPRLSGYFTELTGIDQETLDREGLPAAEALGDFLGFCRGQSVLSYGNDMVVLGENVGWARSRGEEVKNGFLDAHFLNIRPWLNSVAPVTSASNVGRLWRDLGLPKPATGEEHSALFDCYSFASALEHLSEGGSGLPEFLPLTNPASAEDA, from the coding sequence TTGCGTACGTTCGTCGTGTTCGACCTTGAATTCACGTCATGGCAGGGAGCGCTTGAGCAGGACTGGGGGGCGCCGGGGCAGCTTCGGGAGATCGTGCAGATCGGCGCGCTGCGGCTGCGTGAGGACTGCTCCGTCGTCGAGGAGTACGAGGCACTGGTCCGCCCGGTGGTCAATCCCCGACTGTCCGGCTACTTCACCGAACTCACCGGCATCGACCAGGAGACGCTGGACCGGGAAGGACTCCCCGCAGCGGAAGCACTCGGCGACTTCCTGGGTTTCTGCCGGGGCCAGTCCGTCCTCTCGTACGGCAACGACATGGTCGTCCTAGGCGAAAACGTCGGCTGGGCACGATCTCGGGGCGAAGAAGTCAAGAACGGCTTCCTGGATGCCCACTTCCTGAACATCAGGCCCTGGCTGAACTCCGTCGCACCGGTGACGTCCGCGTCCAACGTCGGCCGTTTGTGGCGGGACCTGGGCCTTCCGAAGCCCGCGACGGGCGAGGAACATTCAGCACTCTTCGACTGCTATTCGTTCGCTTCGGCTCTTGAGCATCTGAGCGAGGGCGGGTCTGGACTCCCCGAGTTCCTACCACTCACGAACCCGGCATCCGCCGAAGACGCCTGA
- a CDS encoding putative T7SS-secreted protein: MGIGDLVDSGLGKVGEVVDKGKKLTGELVDEGTNAAGDALDKVGAHGLADKVENAGDRIASDLGATPAEQQLGQSDQPKDLLHGDAKAIRATAKHLTDFYTAFDRVGDGMRKLDSSSWQGEAAEAFRKKFAMHPTKWLQAADACDAAGQALSSYAETVEWAQGQARDAIDLYGPGKEASDAYKADLKKDDGGKQQEPSTDPGAAAVERAHEILNEARRQRDAAARTAAGAVRKALAHAPAAPPPLTRLKADAVDGYQAVNTEILHFDAGVVKGTAGILTFARGLNPMDPYNITHPAAYVQNVNMTLAGLVSTAAHPERAAKTMLDDFMKDPSEGTGRLLPNLFGDGAGLEAAFGRAALKEGMESAVETGVRGSAKDAAGDAAGAGRKGATENPEGVSRQPNETVCEGDPVDVATGRMVLPQTDVSLPAHLPLVLKRRFESSYELGRWFGPSWSSTLDQRLEIDSEGVVFVTEDGLLLAYPHPAPGLPTLPTHGPRWPLDRTDGGYTVTDPQTRRVCHFTDRTASLSVLEQIDDHNGNWITFEYDTDGVPLTVVSNGGYHVRITTQAGRITAFHLAATSQELKRYDYTDGHLTQVVNSSGRPLRYTYDDAGRITSWTDTNDHSYTYEYDGQGRCVSQGGSAGHLTRRITYDGTAPDTDVRVTTTATADGHIRRFFVNDACQVVAEADPLGAVTRYRRDRYNRLLSETDPLGHTASFRYDETGNLLVAARPDRREAKAEYNDLGLPVKVVNPDGTVWHQTFDERGNRTSLTAPTGRTTRFSYDDAGHLTTVTDPLGHVTSVRHDRAGLPVSITDPLGATTTYERDAFGRPVVVTDPTGSVSRMEWTVEGRLTRRTAPDGTTESWTYDGEGNCTTHTDPLGGVSRFEYTHFDLLSARTGPDGVRHEFEYDTELRLTRVINPQGLPWTYEYDPAGRLVGETDFDDRAVTYAYDTAGRLISRTNAHGQTVTFERDALGQVVRKDVAGQLTTYAYDLTDQLAQATGPDGTTVTVLRDRFGRVRSETVDGRAVTYEYDELGRRTGRTTPSGSRCTWSYDAAGNRVDMVTSGRRIDFTYDEAGRELTRHIGEMVTQTHAYDASGHLTEQSVAGVAGRRIQHRAYTYRADGNLTGIDDHLSGARSFDLDTVGRVTAVHAANWTESYAYDEAGNQTRASWPTAHPGQEARGEREYAGTRVTRAGNVRYEHDELGRMILRQKSRLSRKPDTWRYEWDGEDRLTAVTTPDGTRWRYTYDPLGRRTAKLRLGHRGETVVERVDFTWDGTTLCEETTTSPELPHPVTLTWDHQGLRPIAQTERITAAGAPQEEIDSRFFAIVTDLVGTPSELVDEDGEIAWRTRNTLWGNTAWAADSTAYTPLRFPGQYYDPETGLHYNYFRHYDPETARYVTPDPLGLSPAPNPLAYVLNPHIWVDPFGLKCPDLPEGHTSQPAFTKDPYNKNVVDQRIQEMRDLYGIKEPPPAASSSMIGANGTQVTSKTMWNHGPYRIDVENPNPGQRAGQLHFQDQSNPTAKYQYNFSTEKFDGLPRSIEKEIGRNPGFQAGIDKGLRILGEG, from the coding sequence ATGGGCATCGGCGATCTGGTCGACTCCGGCCTGGGCAAGGTCGGCGAGGTGGTCGACAAGGGCAAGAAGCTCACGGGCGAGCTGGTCGACGAGGGCACGAACGCCGCCGGCGACGCGCTGGACAAGGTCGGCGCCCACGGCCTCGCGGACAAGGTCGAGAACGCGGGCGACCGCATCGCCTCGGACCTGGGCGCGACCCCGGCCGAGCAGCAACTCGGCCAGAGCGACCAGCCGAAGGACCTGCTCCACGGCGACGCGAAGGCGATCCGCGCGACGGCCAAGCACCTGACCGACTTCTACACCGCGTTCGACAGGGTCGGCGACGGCATGCGCAAGCTCGACTCGTCGTCCTGGCAGGGCGAGGCGGCCGAGGCGTTCCGCAAGAAGTTCGCGATGCACCCCACGAAGTGGCTCCAGGCGGCGGACGCCTGCGACGCGGCGGGCCAGGCGCTGTCGTCGTACGCGGAGACGGTGGAGTGGGCGCAGGGGCAGGCGCGGGACGCGATCGACCTGTACGGGCCGGGCAAGGAGGCGTCCGACGCCTACAAGGCCGACCTGAAGAAGGACGACGGGGGCAAGCAACAGGAGCCGTCGACCGACCCGGGCGCAGCCGCCGTGGAACGCGCCCACGAGATCCTGAACGAGGCCCGCCGCCAACGCGACGCGGCCGCCCGCACGGCCGCGGGCGCGGTCCGCAAGGCCCTCGCCCACGCCCCCGCCGCACCACCCCCGCTCACCCGGCTGAAGGCGGACGCGGTCGACGGCTACCAGGCCGTCAACACGGAGATCCTGCACTTCGACGCCGGGGTGGTGAAGGGCACGGCGGGCATCCTCACCTTCGCCCGCGGCCTCAACCCGATGGACCCGTACAACATCACGCACCCGGCGGCGTACGTCCAGAACGTCAACATGACGCTGGCAGGCCTGGTTTCGACAGCCGCGCACCCTGAACGGGCCGCGAAGACGATGCTGGACGACTTCATGAAGGACCCGTCGGAGGGGACGGGGCGGCTGCTGCCGAACCTGTTCGGGGACGGGGCGGGGCTGGAGGCCGCGTTCGGGCGGGCCGCGCTCAAGGAGGGGATGGAGAGCGCGGTCGAGACGGGGGTGCGGGGGTCGGCGAAGGACGCGGCGGGGGATGCGGCGGGCGCTGGGCGGAAGGGCGCGACGGAGAACCCCGAGGGCGTCAGCCGGCAGCCGAACGAGACTGTTTGCGAGGGCGACCCCGTAGACGTCGCGACCGGCCGAATGGTGCTACCGCAGACTGACGTCTCGCTTCCGGCCCATCTGCCGCTGGTCCTCAAGCGCCGTTTCGAGTCCTCCTACGAGCTCGGCCGCTGGTTCGGGCCGTCGTGGTCCTCCACCCTCGACCAACGCCTTGAGATCGACTCCGAAGGCGTCGTCTTCGTCACTGAGGACGGTCTCCTGCTGGCCTACCCGCATCCCGCCCCCGGTCTCCCCACCCTGCCCACCCACGGCCCGCGCTGGCCTCTGGACCGCACCGACGGCGGCTACACCGTCACCGACCCGCAGACGCGTCGGGTGTGCCACTTCACCGACCGCACCGCATCCCTGTCGGTCCTGGAACAGATCGACGACCACAACGGCAACTGGATCACCTTCGAGTACGACACCGACGGCGTTCCGCTGACAGTCGTCTCCAACGGCGGCTACCACGTCCGCATCACCACGCAGGCGGGCCGGATCACCGCGTTCCATCTGGCGGCCACCAGCCAGGAGTTGAAGCGCTATGACTACACCGACGGTCACCTGACCCAGGTCGTCAACTCGTCCGGACGCCCTCTGCGCTACACGTACGACGACGCCGGCCGTATCACCTCGTGGACGGACACCAACGATCACAGCTACACCTACGAGTACGACGGCCAGGGCCGCTGTGTCTCCCAGGGAGGATCCGCAGGGCACTTGACTCGGCGCATCACCTACGACGGCACCGCGCCGGACACCGATGTGCGGGTCACGACCACGGCCACCGCAGACGGTCACATCCGCCGCTTCTTCGTCAATGACGCATGCCAGGTGGTGGCCGAAGCCGACCCGCTCGGCGCCGTCACCCGTTACCGGCGTGATCGCTACAACCGCCTGCTCTCCGAGACCGATCCCCTGGGCCACACCGCGTCGTTCCGCTACGACGAGACCGGCAACCTCCTCGTCGCCGCCCGCCCGGACCGACGCGAGGCGAAAGCCGAGTACAACGACCTCGGTCTGCCGGTGAAGGTGGTGAACCCGGACGGCACGGTCTGGCATCAGACGTTCGACGAGCGCGGGAACAGAACGTCGCTGACCGCCCCCACAGGCCGGACCACACGCTTCTCCTACGACGACGCCGGCCATCTCACGACTGTCACCGACCCGCTCGGCCATGTGACCTCGGTCCGCCACGACCGGGCCGGACTCCCTGTCTCGATCACCGATCCGCTCGGGGCGACCACGACATACGAACGAGACGCCTTCGGCCGGCCGGTGGTGGTCACGGACCCCACGGGGTCGGTGAGCCGCATGGAGTGGACGGTCGAAGGCCGCCTGACCCGCCGCACCGCTCCCGACGGCACAACCGAGTCATGGACGTACGACGGCGAGGGCAACTGCACCACTCACACCGACCCGCTGGGCGGCGTCTCCCGCTTCGAGTACACCCACTTCGACCTGCTCAGCGCCCGCACCGGCCCCGACGGTGTCCGCCACGAATTCGAGTACGACACAGAACTACGCCTGACGAGGGTCATCAACCCGCAGGGTCTGCCGTGGACATACGAGTACGACCCGGCCGGGCGTCTCGTCGGGGAAACGGATTTCGACGACCGCGCCGTCACCTATGCCTACGACACAGCGGGCCGTCTGATCTCCCGCACGAACGCGCACGGCCAGACGGTGACCTTCGAGCGCGACGCGCTCGGGCAAGTGGTACGCAAAGACGTGGCCGGGCAACTGACCACGTACGCCTATGACTTGACGGATCAGCTGGCACAGGCGACAGGACCTGACGGTACGACGGTGACCGTGCTGCGAGATCGCTTCGGGCGGGTGCGCTCGGAGACGGTCGACGGCCGGGCGGTGACTTACGAGTACGACGAGCTCGGCCGCCGCACGGGCCGCACCACGCCGAGCGGGTCACGGTGCACTTGGTCGTACGACGCCGCCGGCAACCGAGTGGACATGGTGACGTCCGGCCGTCGGATCGACTTCACGTATGACGAGGCAGGTCGCGAACTGACCCGCCACATAGGCGAGATGGTGACGCAGACGCATGCCTACGACGCCTCGGGCCACCTGACCGAGCAATCCGTGGCGGGTGTCGCCGGTCGCAGGATCCAGCACCGCGCCTACACGTACCGCGCCGACGGCAACCTGACCGGGATCGACGACCACCTCTCCGGAGCACGCAGCTTCGACCTGGACACGGTGGGCCGGGTCACAGCGGTACACGCGGCGAACTGGACCGAGTCGTACGCGTACGACGAGGCAGGCAACCAGACTCGGGCCTCTTGGCCGACGGCCCACCCCGGTCAGGAGGCGCGAGGCGAACGCGAGTACGCGGGCACCCGTGTCACTCGCGCGGGCAACGTCCGCTACGAGCACGACGAACTCGGCCGCATGATCCTGCGCCAGAAGTCCCGCCTGTCACGCAAACCTGACACCTGGCGCTACGAATGGGACGGTGAGGATCGCCTGACGGCAGTCACCACCCCTGACGGGACCCGTTGGCGCTACACCTACGATCCGTTGGGCCGCCGCACGGCGAAACTTCGTCTGGGTCACCGAGGAGAGACGGTGGTCGAGCGGGTCGACTTCACCTGGGACGGGACAACGCTCTGCGAAGAGACCACCACGTCCCCGGAGTTGCCCCATCCGGTCACACTTACCTGGGACCACCAGGGCCTGCGTCCCATCGCCCAGACCGAGCGCATCACGGCAGCCGGCGCACCGCAGGAAGAGATCGATTCCCGCTTCTTCGCCATCGTCACCGATCTCGTCGGAACTCCCAGCGAACTCGTCGACGAAGACGGTGAGATCGCCTGGCGCACTCGCAACACCCTGTGGGGCAATACCGCTTGGGCTGCCGACAGCACCGCCTACACACCCCTCCGCTTCCCGGGCCAGTACTACGACCCCGAAACGGGACTCCACTACAACTACTTCCGCCACTACGACCCCGAAACAGCGCGCTATGTCACGCCTGACCCTCTCGGACTGTCGCCGGCCCCCAACCCTCTGGCCTATGTCCTCAATCCGCACATCTGGGTCGACCCGTTCGGTCTGAAGTGCCCTGACCTGCCCGAGGGTCACACCTCGCAGCCGGCGTTCACCAAGGACCCGTACAACAAGAATGTCGTGGATCAGCGCATTCAGGAAATGCGCGACCTGTATGGGATCAAGGAGCCCCCTCCCGCTGCGTCCAGCAGCATGATCGGCGCCAACGGCACTCAAGTGACGAGCAAGACGATGTGGAACCACGGTCCATACCGCATTGACGTCGAGAACCCCAATCCCGGGCAGCGTGCCGGGCAGTTGCACTTCCAGGACCAGAGCAACCCCACGGCGAAGTACCAGTACAATTTCAGCACCGAAAAGTTCGACGGGCTGCCACGTTCCATCGAGAAGGAAATAGGCAGGAACCCTGGATTCCAGGCAGGAATCGACAAGGGTCTGAGAATACTGGGAGAAGGATGA